Proteins encoded together in one Hevea brasiliensis isolate MT/VB/25A 57/8 chromosome 16, ASM3005281v1, whole genome shotgun sequence window:
- the LOC110657722 gene encoding 40S ribosomal protein S19-3 produces the protein MATAKTVKDVSPHEFVKAYAAHLKRSGKIELPPWTDIVKTGRLKELAPYDPDWYYVRAASMARKIYLRGGLGVGAFRRIYGGSKRNGSRPPHFCKSSGAIARHILQQLQNMNIVDIDPKGGRRITSSGQRDLDQVAGRIVIAP, from the exons ATGGCGACCGCTAAGACTGTCAAGGACGTATCTCCCCACGAATTCGTCAAGGCTTATGCTGCACACCTCAAGCGATCTGGCAAG ATTGAGTTGCCTCCCTGGACTGATATTGTGAAGACTGGTAGACTCAAGGAGCTTGCACCTTATGACCCAGACTGGTACTATGTTCGAGCTG CCTCCATGGCTAGGAAGATTTACTTGAGGGGAGGCCTTGGTGTGGGTGCCTTCCGAAGGATTTATGGTGGGAGCAAGAGAAATGGAAGTCGTCCACCCCATTTCTGCAAGAGTAGTGGTGCTATTGCTCGTCACATCCTTCAGCAATTGCAGAATATGAATATTGTTGACATCGACCCAAAGGG GGGAAGGAGAATAACTTCAAGCGGTCAACGGGATCTTGACCAAGTGGCTGGGCGAATTGTGATTGCCCCTTGA
- the LOC110657720 gene encoding microtubule-destabilizing protein 60-like has translation MDLSTKTSISVTPMKDPLAFQSKVHGISKISENSNPNNSYSSPGAKPTNSPMIKSAKSQKSASKNPIINHNAVPYFPRNKIRERKFVVAKKNSKKEKVNSTSTVDCKCKERFGGNVNKCLCVAYETLRASQEEFFKKRDSTGEKDELDKEKVSDYKAESEEEDEIEKGFMAQKDEAEGGYGSDNQSLGESEQSGQVGISTIKRRRDRLLEQARNSIPESGIVMHLVKAFEQLRTIPDPKESDKKEDEKIKEEKKKAMLWVLPGLQNPKVPDIQTNSSFSLPEFQHSKMPKSQDSPSSLCPSDLFLTSENLGLDPRLSVSSSWDSSKCSISSRTSNGGRRSRRNSSESCGTMGGSRWKKKQLKTTCQKPFKLRTEQRGRKKEEEFMKKLQEMMAEEEKQRIPVAQGLPWTTDEPECLIKPLVRENTRPIDLKLHSDIRAVERAEFDQQVAEKLSLIEQYKMERERQQKMAEEEEISRLRKELVPKAQPMPYFDRPFIPRRSMKHPTVPKEPKFHIPQHKKIKCCLSWNDLSTFTYQQ, from the exons ATGGATTTGAGCACCAAGACTTCAATATCAGTTACACCGATGAAAGATCCTCTTGCATTTCAATCCAAAGTTCATGGAATCTCCAAAATCTCTGAGAATTCAAATCCCAACAATTCCTATTCAAGCCCTGGGGCAAAACCCACAAATTCCCCAATGATCAAATCTGCAAAATCCCAAAAATCAGCATCAAAGAATCCAATCATCAATCACAATGCAGTCCCTTACTTCCCTAGAAACAAGATCAGGGAAAGGAAGTTTGTGGTGGCAAAGAAGAACTCCAAGAAGGAGAAAGTGAATTCAACTTCAACCGTGGACTGCAAGTGCAAAGAGAGATTTGGAGGTAATGTAAACAAGTGTTTGTGTGTGGCCTATGAGACTTTAAGAGCTTCACAGGAGGAGTTTTTTAAGAAACGAGATAGCACCGGAGAGAAAGATGAACtggacaaagaaaaggtcagtgattATAAAGCTGAAAGTGAAGAAGAGGATGAGATAGAAAAGGGATTTATGGCTCAAAAGGATGAGGCTGAAGGTGGGTATGGTTCAGATAATCAAAGTTTGGGTGAGAGTGAGCAATCAGGTCAAGTGGGCATTTCTACAATTAAAAGGAGGAGAGACAGGCTGCTTGAACAAGCAAGAAACAGTATACCTGAATCTGGGATAGTGATGCATCTGGTTAAGGCTTTTGAGCAGCTACGAACGATACCAGATCCCAAGGAATCTGATAAGAAGGAAGACGAGAAGATTAAGGAGGAGAAAAAGAAGGCAATGCTATGGGTGCTGCCTGGATTGCAGAATCCTAAAGTGCCTGATATTCAGACTAATTCTTCATTTTCATTgcctgaattccagcattctaAGATGCCCAAATCGCAGGACTCTCCTTCTTCGTTATGCCCATCAGATTTGTTTCTGACTTCTGAGAATCTGGGTTTGGATCCAAGGCTTTCTGTTTCCTCATCATGGGACAGCAGTAAATGCAG TATTTCTAGCAGGACTTCTAATGGAGGTCGGAGAAGCAGAAGAAAT AGCTCTGAGTCATGTGGAACAATGGGAGGGAGCAGATGGAAGAAGAAGCAACTGAAAACCACATGTCAAAAGCCATTTAAGCTAAGGACAGAG caaagaggaagaaagaaggaGGAGGAATTCATGAAAAAGTTACAGGAAATGATGGCTGAGGAGGAGAAGCAGCGGATTCCTGTTGCACAAGGTCTTCCTTGGACAACAGATGAACCAGAG TGTCTAATCAAACCTCTAGTAAGAGAGAACACCAGGCCCATTGACCTTAAGCTACATAGTGATATTCGGGCAGTGGAGCGAGCTGAGTTTGACCAGCAG GTAGCTGAGAAGTTAAGCCTTATTGAGCAATACAAGATGGAAAGAGAAAGGCAGCAAAAG ATGGCAGAAGAGGAAGAAATAAGCAGATTGAGGAAGGAGCTTGTTCCAAAAGCACAACCTATGCCCTATTTCGACCGGCCCTTCATTCCCAGAAG GTCAATGAAGCATCCAACTGTGCCTAAAGAGCCAAAGTTTCACATACCGCAACATAAGAAGATTAAATGCTGTTTATCATGGAACGACCTCAGCACCTTTACTTACCAACAGTGA
- the LOC110657719 gene encoding UDP-glucose 6-dehydrogenase 1, whose protein sequence is MVKICCIGAGYVGGPTMAVIALKCPSIEVAVVDISVSRINAWNSEQLPIYEPGLDGVVKECRGRNLFFSTEVEKHVSEADIVFVSVNTPTKTRGLGAGKAADLTYWESAARMIADVSKSNKIVVEKSTVPVKTAEAIEKILTHNSKGIKFQILSNPEFLAEGTAISDLLSPDRVLIGGRETPEGQAAIEALKDVYAQWVPEDRILTTNLWSAELSKLAANAFLAQRISSVNAMSALCEATGADVTQVSYAVGKDTRIGPKFLNASVGFGGSCFQKDILNLVYICECNGLPEVAEYWKQVIKINDYQKNRFVNRVVSSMFNTVSNKKIAILGFAFKKDTGDTRETPAIDVCKGLLGDKARLSIYDPQVTDDQIQRDLTMKKFDWDHPLHLQPTSPTTVKQVNVVWDAYEATKDAHGLCILTEWDEFKTLDYKRIYDNMQKPAFVFDGRNVVNVDTLREIGFIVYSIGKPLDAWLKDMPAVA, encoded by the coding sequence ATGGTGAAGATTTGCTGCATCGGAGCTGGTTATGTTGGTGGGCCTACAATGGCAGTCATTGCACTCAAGTGTCCATCAATTGAGGTGGCTGTAGTTGATATCTCTGTTTCAAGGATCAATGCGTGGAACAGTGAACAGCTGCCCATTTATGAGCCAGGCCTTGATGGTGTTGTGAAGGAGTGCCGAGGCAGGAACCTCTTCTTCAGCACTGAAGTGGAGAAACATGTCTCAGAGGCTGATATAGTCTTTGTTTCTGTTAACACCCCAACAAAAACACGGGGATTGGGAGCTGGTAAAGCTGCTGATCTGACATATTGGGAGAGTGCAGCACGTATGATTGCTGATGTGTCCAAGTCTAACAAAATTGTAGTTGAGAAATCAACAGTTCCAGTTAAGACAGCAGAAgcaattgaaaaaattttgacCCACAACAGCAAGGGGATCAAATTCCAGATCCTCTCAAACCCAGAGTTCCTTGCTGAGGGAACTGCAATCAGTGATCTGCTTAGCCCAGATAGGGTTCTCATTGGTGGGAGGGAAACCCCAGAAGGCCAGGCAGCAATTGAAGCATTGAAGGATGTTTATGCTCAGTGGGTACCGGAAGATCGCATCCTAACAACCAACCTTTGGTCTGCAGAGCTGTCCAAGCTTGCTGCCAATGCATTCTTGGCCCAGAGGATCTCATCTGTTAATGCGATGTCAGCTCTCTGTGAGGCAACTGGGGCTGATGTTACCCAGGTGTCATATGCAGTTGGCAAGGACACTAGAATTGGTCCCAAGTTCTTGAATGCTAGTGTTGGTTTTGGTGGATCCTGCTTCCAGAAGGACATTTTGAATCTAGTTTACATCTGTGAGTGCAATGGCCTTCCAGAGGTGGCAGAGTATTGGAAACAAGTCATCAAGATAAATGACTACCAGAAGAACCGATTTGTGAACCGTGTTGTATCCTCTATGTTTAATACAGTTTCAAACAAAAAGATTGCCATTTTAGGGTTTGCATTTAAGAAGGATACTGGTGATACAAGGGAGACCCCAGCAATCGATGTCTGCAAGGGACTGTTGGGAGATAAGGCCCGGTTGAGCATCTATGATCCACAGGTGACTGATGACCAGATTCAGAGGGATCTTACCATGAAGAAGTTTGATTGGGACCATCCTCTCCATCTCCAGCCAACGAGCCCCACCACTGTTAAGCAAGTTAATGTAGTTTGGGATGCCTATGAGGCAACAAAAGATGCCCATGGTCTTTGCATTTTGACTGAGTGGGATGAATTCAAGACTCTTGATTACAAGAGGATTTATGATAACATGCAGAAGCCAGCATTTGTTTTTGATGGAAGGAATGTTGTGAATGTGGATACGCTGAGGGAGATTGGCTTCATTGTATACTCGATTGGTAAGCCACTGGATGCATGGCTCAAGGACATGCCTGCTGTAGCTTAA